A region of uncultured Anaeromusa sp. DNA encodes the following proteins:
- a CDS encoding efflux RND transporter periplasmic adaptor subunit, whose protein sequence is MQKYWSQMPKKRLYCGVAAVLLGLAAAGGVVWNLNNQPQVVAEELATARTMVVGAKKEAQSYAYAGEVRGRYESKLAFQVNGKIVKRNVQLGSAVQAGDVLLQIDPKDVQQTVSSMNAQVASAQSQLRLAEKNMERYQRLCQSGAVSQMVYDQYVTAYDAALAAVQQAEAQQAQGSNQMEYTLLRADHAGVVSELTAEIGQVVSAGQPIATVIQSGEREIEISVPENRLEELSQAGTLQVTFWALANRVIEGTVREVAPMADPVTRTFKVRVALNQTPPEVKLGMTASVTVGQGNSQQVLTVPLAAIYQNGSQPGLWVVQADGTLSLRMVKLGQYGSDSVQVVEGLQPGERIVAAGVHKFREGQRISLGGGTL, encoded by the coding sequence ATGCAAAAATACTGGTCCCAGATGCCGAAGAAAAGGTTGTATTGCGGGGTAGCCGCCGTGTTGCTCGGCTTAGCCGCAGCAGGAGGAGTGGTTTGGAATTTAAACAATCAGCCGCAAGTCGTAGCAGAAGAGTTGGCAACAGCCAGAACCATGGTCGTGGGCGCAAAAAAAGAAGCTCAAAGTTATGCGTATGCTGGCGAAGTGAGAGGGCGCTATGAAAGCAAGCTGGCTTTTCAGGTGAATGGTAAAATCGTGAAGCGCAACGTGCAGTTAGGCAGTGCTGTGCAGGCGGGGGATGTGCTCTTGCAGATCGATCCCAAAGATGTGCAGCAGACGGTAAGCAGTATGAACGCACAAGTGGCGTCTGCTCAATCACAGCTGCGCTTGGCGGAGAAAAATATGGAACGCTATCAGCGCCTGTGTCAAAGCGGTGCGGTGAGCCAAATGGTATATGATCAGTATGTGACGGCCTATGACGCAGCGCTGGCTGCGGTGCAGCAGGCCGAGGCCCAGCAGGCGCAGGGAAGCAATCAAATGGAATACACGCTACTGCGGGCGGACCATGCCGGTGTTGTTTCAGAGCTGACGGCGGAAATTGGTCAAGTGGTCAGCGCCGGACAGCCGATTGCTACGGTGATTCAAAGTGGAGAACGAGAAATCGAAATCAGCGTGCCTGAAAATCGTCTGGAAGAACTAAGCCAGGCAGGAACGCTGCAGGTTACTTTTTGGGCTCTTGCTAACCGGGTGATCGAAGGGACTGTGCGCGAAGTGGCGCCGATGGCGGATCCGGTGACACGGACCTTTAAAGTTCGCGTCGCCTTGAACCAAACGCCGCCGGAGGTCAAGCTGGGCATGACGGCGTCGGTAACGGTCGGTCAGGGCAACAGCCAGCAGGTGTTGACGGTGCCTCTTGCCGCTATTTACCAAAATGGCAGCCAGCCGGGCCTTTGGGTGGTGCAAGCAGATGGAACTTTATCGTTGCGTATGGTAAAACTGGGGCAATATGGCAGCGATTCAGTGCAGGTTGTGGAAGGACTGCAGCCGGGAGAACGCATTGTGGCGGCCGGGGTGCATAAGTTCCGCGAAGGTCAGCGTATCAGCCTAGGCGGTGGCACTCTATGA
- a CDS encoding TetR/AcrR family transcriptional regulator, producing MARIAQDPEVRRREILDAAEKLFEQKGFQRTTISDIAQAMNVAQGMLYYYFKSKEELLGVLVHRQAMAVMAEVRRQPGFANGTPTRKIELMQSALFSSACSPDAVLLRALFDERNAHIRDRVNRQIEESISECLKEIIEEGVQDGSFQVADTEAVLNFILKFGEVMIEAMQAKLSRQQVVVRLRLAEQLLETLLGLKPKTMRLTLSL from the coding sequence ATGGCCAGAATTGCGCAAGATCCGGAAGTGCGCCGCCGTGAAATCTTAGATGCCGCGGAAAAATTGTTTGAACAGAAAGGATTTCAGCGTACTACGATCAGCGATATTGCTCAGGCTATGAACGTCGCCCAAGGCATGCTCTATTATTACTTTAAATCCAAAGAGGAGCTGTTGGGGGTGCTTGTTCACCGTCAGGCAATGGCCGTCATGGCGGAAGTGCGGCGGCAGCCCGGTTTTGCGAACGGAACGCCGACGCGAAAAATAGAGCTAATGCAGTCGGCGCTGTTTTCCAGCGCGTGTTCCCCGGATGCTGTGTTATTGCGAGCTTTGTTTGACGAGCGCAACGCCCATATTCGGGACCGGGTCAATCGGCAGATAGAAGAGTCTATCAGCGAATGTCTGAAGGAGATCATTGAGGAGGGAGTTCAAGACGGTTCTTTCCAAGTGGCGGACACGGAAGCGGTTTTGAACTTTATTCTGAAATTCGGCGAAGTGATGATTGAGGCCATGCAGGCTAAACTTTCTCGCCAGCAAGTGGTGGTGCGTCTGCGCTTGGCAGAGCAACTGCTGGAAACGCTTTTGGGGTTGAAGCCGAAGACGATGCGTCTTACGTTGAGTCTGTAA
- a CDS encoding methyl-accepting chemotaxis protein has product MGWLNNLKVAQRLVLLILVFVVALVGVGSTGYFYLKKTSDTMDAMYREKMHAVELILENRIHMRRIEMSTFELMITTNDSENQKLLTMVREREAAFDKNVADFEKMPLTSQQKAEVEGLRAKLQAYRQVHKQVLTLAGQNKNEEAYRLFKSQAEPLALAFNQVLVQLSEDVKKEAAAMNELGKKDFSQASLTFTMILTVAILLGLALGWTITKRITNRLSATVVFLDHVAEGDFSQEVPASSMADRSEFGVLATSVDKMNRSIGALIRNLLNTAEQLAASSEELTASADQSAQASNQVAQSITEVAKGSDEQLRAAEQTRDMVEQMSKGIDQMAQNTMVVSASAQKTATAAAEGEQSVGQAVAQMGIIETKTEATAQVIASLEERSKQIGQIVEVISTIAAQTNLLALNAAIEAARAGEAGRGFAVVADEVRKLAEQSQDAAKQITELIGEVQGRTNQAVLFMNEGRREVETGAKVVNSAGQSFADILRMVREISAEVHEISAATEELTSGTQQVVGAAQSISKESRQAAEQTETISAATEEQSASMEEIASASRHLANMAEGLQVAVQKFKI; this is encoded by the coding sequence ATGGGGTGGTTGAATAACTTGAAAGTAGCGCAACGATTGGTGTTGTTAATCCTCGTTTTTGTAGTTGCCTTAGTGGGCGTTGGAAGCACGGGGTATTTTTATCTCAAGAAAACAAGTGATACTATGGATGCGATGTACCGCGAGAAGATGCATGCAGTGGAGTTGATTTTGGAGAATCGCATTCATATGCGGCGTATTGAGATGAGTACCTTTGAGCTTATGATAACTACTAATGATAGTGAAAATCAAAAATTGCTGACAATGGTACGAGAGAGGGAAGCGGCATTTGATAAGAACGTGGCGGACTTTGAAAAAATGCCGTTGACAAGCCAGCAAAAAGCGGAGGTAGAGGGTCTTCGCGCTAAACTGCAAGCCTACCGACAGGTTCACAAGCAAGTGCTGACATTGGCGGGACAGAATAAAAATGAAGAAGCGTATCGGCTTTTTAAGAGCCAAGCTGAGCCATTGGCTCTTGCCTTTAACCAGGTGTTGGTGCAGTTAAGCGAGGATGTCAAAAAAGAAGCGGCAGCCATGAATGAGCTTGGGAAAAAAGATTTTTCCCAAGCGTCGTTGACCTTCACGATGATCCTAACAGTAGCGATTTTATTGGGCTTAGCGTTAGGTTGGACGATTACCAAGCGGATTACCAACCGGTTGTCGGCGACAGTGGTGTTTTTGGATCATGTGGCGGAAGGCGATTTTTCACAAGAAGTTCCGGCCTCCAGTATGGCTGACAGAAGTGAATTCGGAGTGTTGGCGACTTCTGTGGATAAAATGAATCGCAGCATCGGGGCGTTGATTCGCAATTTGCTTAACACCGCAGAGCAATTAGCCGCTTCTTCTGAGGAGTTGACAGCCAGCGCAGATCAGTCGGCGCAGGCGTCGAACCAAGTGGCGCAGTCCATTACGGAAGTGGCTAAAGGATCGGATGAACAGCTGCGGGCGGCGGAACAGACAAGAGATATGGTAGAGCAAATGTCAAAAGGCATTGACCAAATGGCGCAAAATACGATGGTCGTGTCCGCGTCGGCGCAAAAAACGGCGACTGCTGCGGCGGAAGGCGAGCAGTCTGTAGGGCAGGCTGTCGCCCAAATGGGCATTATTGAAACAAAGACAGAAGCGACGGCACAGGTAATCGCTTCCTTAGAAGAGCGATCCAAGCAAATCGGGCAGATTGTAGAGGTTATTTCTACGATTGCGGCGCAGACCAATCTGTTGGCGCTCAATGCAGCCATTGAAGCGGCTAGAGCCGGTGAGGCCGGTCGAGGCTTTGCCGTGGTCGCCGATGAGGTGCGCAAATTGGCGGAACAGTCTCAAGACGCGGCCAAACAGATCACGGAGCTCATAGGAGAAGTGCAAGGGCGGACTAATCAAGCGGTCTTGTTTATGAATGAAGGTCGGCGAGAAGTGGAAACAGGTGCTAAGGTAGTTAACTCCGCAGGACAAAGTTTCGCTGATATTCTGCGGATGGTACGGGAAATTTCTGCAGAAGTGCACGAAATTTCCGCGGCGACCGAAGAACTGACAAGCGGTACGCAACAGGTGGTTGGAGCAGCGCAGAGCATCAGCAAAGAGAGCCGTCAAGCAGCGGAGCAAACGGAAACCATTTCGGCGGCGACGGAAGAACAGTCCGCCTCGATGGAAGAGATTGCGTCCGCCAGCAGGCATTTGGCCAATATGGCGGAAGGCTTGCAGGTGGCGGTGCAGAAATTCAAAATTTAA
- a CDS encoding UPF0158 family protein — translation MTRGSVSVFLDDIIVALLAPANTDYCQYLDLASGRVLVLGAKGKPQTATRGLCEESWSLVEQEPERFVPLSPLASQQVTPWYGEFAHSCCQGVQQQELLQLLEGGGFLARFYDALDCDDSLREKWRQFETEKVRSYFLTLVPSQMAVEICNFIAQKEESGNAFG, via the coding sequence ATGACAAGGGGAAGCGTTTCTGTCTTTTTAGATGATATAATTGTCGCGTTATTGGCGCCGGCTAATACCGATTATTGTCAGTATTTGGACTTGGCTTCCGGTAGAGTGCTGGTATTGGGTGCTAAAGGAAAACCACAAACAGCGACAAGGGGGCTTTGTGAAGAAAGCTGGTCTTTAGTGGAACAAGAGCCGGAGCGGTTTGTTCCGTTATCTCCGCTTGCGTCGCAGCAGGTGACTCCGTGGTATGGAGAATTTGCTCATTCTTGCTGCCAGGGAGTGCAACAGCAAGAATTGTTGCAATTATTGGAAGGTGGCGGCTTTTTAGCTCGTTTTTACGACGCTCTGGATTGTGATGATTCGCTGCGGGAGAAATGGCGACAGTTTGAAACGGAGAAAGTTCGCTCTTATTTTTTGACCTTGGTTCCTTCTCAAATGGCAGTAGAGATTTGTAACTTTATCGCGCAAAAAGAAGAATCCGGGAATGCCTTTGGTTAG
- a CDS encoding HDOD domain-containing protein has translation MNCQDEEQEQIHIARQPIFDMQRQVYGYELLFRRTLANVYDGTDPDQATLDVVTNSFLLFGIDSLTRGKLAFINFTANNLLTKLPAMLPREQVAVEILEDVKPDEEVLRRCRELKSAGYMLVLDDFVYKKERLPLVELADIVKIDFRATSSAERQQWQDFLAPYDLRLLAEKVETEEEFQEAKTAGYTYVQGYYFSKPALISGNALPAYKTNHFKLLQEFSRSDLEFGQIEAVLRKDVSLSYNLLKFINSALFGFRQPIRSLRQAMVLLGRKELSKWGALVALKDIGMDKPGELILSSLVRARFAEQLALQCAGRVCTADAFLLGLFSHLDALLNRPLAEVLSEMPVKEEIKRAFNEEAEGVLSLLYNLMQKYEQGHWQGAAAYAQKIQLSEGQVRLGYREALNWAQDVFTGNY, from the coding sequence ATGAATTGTCAAGATGAAGAACAAGAACAAATTCATATTGCGAGGCAGCCCATCTTTGACATGCAGCGGCAGGTATATGGCTATGAATTATTATTTCGCCGCACGCTAGCCAATGTCTACGACGGCACAGATCCGGATCAAGCTACCTTGGATGTGGTAACGAACAGCTTTTTGCTTTTCGGAATCGATTCCTTAACACGGGGGAAGCTCGCATTTATTAATTTTACGGCTAACAATTTGTTGACGAAGCTGCCTGCTATGTTGCCGCGTGAGCAAGTTGCGGTGGAAATTTTGGAGGATGTAAAACCAGATGAAGAGGTACTGCGGCGTTGCCGCGAACTAAAAAGTGCCGGCTATATGCTGGTGTTGGATGATTTTGTGTATAAAAAAGAACGGTTGCCATTGGTAGAACTGGCGGATATCGTAAAAATCGATTTTCGTGCTACTTCTTCGGCAGAGCGCCAGCAGTGGCAGGATTTTTTAGCACCGTATGACCTTCGACTTTTGGCGGAAAAAGTAGAAACAGAGGAAGAATTTCAAGAAGCTAAGACTGCTGGCTATACATATGTTCAAGGTTATTATTTTTCTAAACCTGCGTTGATTTCCGGTAATGCTTTGCCGGCGTATAAAACGAATCATTTTAAACTTCTTCAAGAATTTAGCAGGTCGGACTTAGAATTTGGCCAAATTGAAGCGGTTTTGCGCAAAGATGTATCTTTGTCGTACAATTTGCTGAAGTTTATCAATTCGGCGTTATTTGGTTTTCGTCAACCGATTCGCTCTTTGCGTCAGGCGATGGTATTGCTGGGCCGCAAAGAGTTGAGCAAATGGGGAGCCCTTGTAGCGCTGAAAGATATTGGCATGGACAAACCAGGAGAATTAATTTTGTCCTCGCTGGTACGAGCTCGCTTTGCAGAGCAACTGGCCCTGCAATGTGCCGGAAGAGTGTGTACGGCAGATGCATTTTTATTAGGCTTGTTTTCCCACTTAGATGCGTTGTTGAATCGACCTTTGGCAGAAGTATTGTCGGAAATGCCGGTCAAGGAAGAAATAAAAAGAGCCTTTAATGAAGAAGCGGAGGGCGTATTAAGCTTATTGTACAATTTGATGCAAAAATATGAGCAAGGGCATTGGCAAGGTGCCGCTGCTTACGCTCAGAAGATACAGTTATCGGAAGGTCAGGTTCGCTTGGGATACCGAGAAGCGTTGAATTGGGCGCAGGATGTGTTCACAGGCAACTATTAA
- a CDS encoding MFS transporter has product MLETIKTTYPALTQRDFRYFWLGQCISLLGTWMQATAQQWLVYSLTKSALLLGLLGVAQYGPIMCLSLPAGVLIDRYPKKRLLLFTQISLMLQAFFMALLLWTEQATYENILMLAFLLGLANTLEQPTRQAMMPELVGREYIRSAVGLNSAIVNVARMVGPALAAALMVEYGAGLLFFLNGISFIPVLWGLALIRTRPAVVKDHTAKVLQEIKAGLGYARKNPILVQGMLSMLIVSVFVMNFSMMAPLYAAEILGEGLDVYGLLLSALGAGSLVAAVLAASRAQGSPSLQLLRGSGLAASALLVVSTFLHHVTAAAILFSLLGFCCILFITTTLSLVQLHTEDTFRGRVMSIYSFVFLGITPVGNLLTGVLMELAGATGGLVLCGAAASVGLLIIDWWIKNKA; this is encoded by the coding sequence ATGCTGGAAACGATAAAGACGACTTATCCGGCGCTGACGCAGCGCGATTTTCGCTACTTCTGGCTTGGTCAGTGCATTTCCCTGCTGGGGACGTGGATGCAGGCGACGGCGCAGCAATGGCTGGTGTATTCGTTGACCAAATCAGCGTTGCTATTGGGGTTACTGGGCGTAGCTCAGTATGGCCCCATTATGTGTCTGTCGTTGCCGGCAGGCGTTCTTATTGATCGGTATCCGAAAAAGCGGTTATTGTTATTTACGCAAATTAGTTTGATGCTGCAGGCTTTTTTCATGGCGCTTCTTCTCTGGACGGAACAGGCGACCTACGAAAACATTCTGATGTTAGCTTTTTTATTGGGGCTGGCTAATACGCTGGAACAGCCGACGCGTCAAGCGATGATGCCGGAACTGGTTGGGCGGGAGTACATTCGTAGCGCCGTGGGCTTGAATTCGGCGATTGTAAATGTAGCCCGCATGGTGGGGCCAGCTTTGGCGGCAGCCTTGATGGTCGAATATGGCGCGGGCTTGCTGTTTTTTTTGAATGGAATTAGTTTTATTCCTGTACTTTGGGGGCTGGCCTTGATCCGAACGCGGCCAGCGGTAGTGAAGGACCATACGGCAAAGGTGCTGCAAGAAATCAAGGCGGGCTTAGGTTATGCAAGAAAGAACCCGATTCTTGTGCAAGGCATGCTTTCCATGCTGATCGTTTCGGTATTTGTTATGAACTTCAGCATGATGGCGCCTTTGTATGCGGCGGAAATTCTCGGGGAAGGCCTAGACGTGTATGGGCTTCTTTTGTCGGCTCTTGGCGCCGGTTCGTTAGTGGCGGCTGTCTTAGCGGCATCCCGGGCGCAAGGAAGTCCTTCTTTGCAGCTATTGCGTGGCAGCGGTTTGGCGGCTTCGGCGTTGCTGGTGGTGAGCACTTTTTTGCATCACGTGACGGCGGCAGCGATTTTATTTTCTTTATTGGGCTTTTGCTGCATTCTATTTATCACTACAACCTTGTCTTTAGTGCAACTGCATACAGAGGATACTTTTCGCGGGCGCGTTATGAGTATTTATTCTTTTGTTTTTTTAGGGATTACGCCTGTGGGAAATTTATTGACCGGCGTATTGATGGAGTTGGCTGGCGCGACTGGCGGGCTTGTTTTATGCGGTGCGGCTGCCAGTGTCGGTTTGTTGATTATTGATTGGTGGATCAAGAATAAGGCGTAA
- a CDS encoding MFS transporter, with translation MEYLRNMDRNYLLFLLSTALVGVAQSVDGSVLTNYLRDGLGMTILERSALEFPRELPGLFMVGIIGALAFLGDTRTMLLGNLFSAAGMLALGMIPPEYALVVVSIFVYNVGTHIYMPLSNSIGMSFASASDLGRSLGRMNAVNTFMLVLSSAVLWVLFTFWHISYATAFTIGAVAFVLAAVPLFFMKPLEGTRKTPRFVFRKEYKLYYWLSVLFGARKQIFITFGPWVLVDIFRQPVATMTMLFFIVSIAGIFVKPWIGSVIDRYGEKRVLRGEAICFFLVCLGYAFAADLLPYSWALLLICFCYIVDQALNAVSMARATYMRKIALVPEDISPSLSLGTSIDHLVTMVLPILGGFVWYNSGPDGYKYVFLGGAAIALLNFISTRFIRIGEAKVKAVAEGSPKR, from the coding sequence ATGGAATATCTTCGTAATATGGATCGTAACTATTTACTATTTTTGCTGTCCACGGCCTTAGTCGGCGTGGCCCAGAGCGTGGATGGCTCGGTCTTGACTAACTATTTGCGGGATGGTTTAGGTATGACGATCCTGGAGCGTTCGGCGCTGGAGTTTCCTCGGGAACTGCCTGGTTTATTTATGGTGGGCATTATTGGGGCGCTGGCATTTTTGGGGGATACCAGGACCATGCTGCTGGGCAATTTGTTTTCGGCTGCAGGCATGCTGGCTTTAGGGATGATTCCACCGGAGTATGCCCTGGTGGTAGTCAGTATTTTTGTCTATAATGTCGGTACCCATATCTATATGCCTTTGTCCAACAGCATCGGCATGAGCTTTGCTTCGGCAAGCGACCTGGGGCGGAGCTTGGGACGGATGAATGCCGTCAACACGTTTATGCTGGTTCTCAGCAGTGCGGTGCTCTGGGTGCTTTTTACTTTTTGGCATATTTCTTACGCGACTGCCTTTACGATTGGAGCGGTAGCTTTCGTCCTGGCGGCGGTGCCGTTGTTTTTCATGAAGCCCTTAGAAGGAACTCGAAAAACGCCTCGTTTCGTTTTTCGTAAAGAGTATAAGCTGTATTACTGGCTGAGCGTGCTCTTTGGCGCACGCAAGCAGATTTTTATTACCTTCGGCCCGTGGGTATTGGTAGATATTTTCCGTCAGCCTGTAGCGACCATGACGATGCTGTTCTTCATCGTATCTATTGCTGGCATTTTTGTGAAGCCTTGGATTGGCTCTGTGATTGACCGATATGGAGAGAAACGGGTGTTGCGCGGTGAAGCCATCTGCTTCTTTTTGGTTTGTTTGGGCTATGCTTTTGCGGCGGATTTGCTGCCCTATTCGTGGGCGCTGTTGTTGATCTGCTTTTGCTATATCGTTGACCAGGCGCTGAATGCAGTCAGCATGGCGCGAGCTACGTATATGCGTAAAATCGCCTTGGTGCCGGAAGATATTTCTCCCAGCCTTTCCTTGGGTACCAGCATCGATCATTTGGTAACGATGGTGCTGCCTATTTTGGGTGGTTTTGTCTGGTACAACAGCGGCCCGGATGGCTATAAATATGTATTCTTGGGCGGCGCCGCCATTGCCTTGCTGAACTTTATCTCGACACGCTTTATTCGCATTGGCGAGGCAAAGGTGAAAGCGGTTGCTGAAGGCAGCCCAAAGAGATAA
- a CDS encoding AraC family transcriptional regulator, whose translation MPSTGEYWPGAARPGDITYNTHWTASLYRDFPVKIARSKRALAGPLFEKHWHEALQILHCEQGEALIHCNGRLNRLGPGDTLIINSQELHYGVTESDQLIYVILKIDLPFLASSQQDLCQINYLTPLAQGILLFQNKLPPDPALSQRIQTIIKEYQQLQPGWELAIKAQLYLLLVHLLRHYRQDALPAAELQRQQQSLAQLRTALEYVDTHYQETIRLSQLAALANLSEQHFCRLFKTLTGKRPMDYINYLRTAKAVTLLTEGRLSITEIAAAVGFDDSNYFSRVFKKYQNRAPSALRKKQTGHDVLPSHPVE comes from the coding sequence ATGCCTAGCACCGGCGAATACTGGCCCGGCGCCGCCCGTCCTGGCGACATCACCTATAATACGCACTGGACTGCTTCGTTATACCGTGATTTTCCTGTAAAAATCGCCCGTAGCAAACGGGCTTTGGCCGGACCACTCTTTGAAAAGCACTGGCACGAAGCCTTGCAAATCCTGCATTGTGAACAGGGCGAAGCTCTTATTCACTGCAATGGCCGTTTAAATCGCCTTGGACCTGGCGATACGTTGATCATTAACAGCCAGGAGCTTCATTACGGCGTTACTGAAAGCGACCAGTTGATCTACGTCATTCTAAAAATCGATCTGCCCTTTCTGGCCAGCAGCCAACAGGACTTATGCCAAATCAACTACCTAACGCCGCTGGCTCAAGGGATTCTCCTATTTCAAAACAAACTGCCGCCGGATCCGGCTTTGAGTCAACGCATCCAGACGATTATCAAAGAATACCAGCAATTGCAGCCCGGTTGGGAACTAGCCATCAAAGCCCAGCTCTACTTGCTGCTTGTCCATTTGCTGCGCCACTATCGACAAGATGCTTTGCCAGCGGCGGAACTCCAGCGCCAGCAGCAGTCCTTAGCTCAACTGCGCACAGCGCTAGAGTACGTCGACACCCATTACCAGGAAACGATTCGTTTAAGCCAGCTAGCTGCATTGGCCAATCTCAGTGAACAGCATTTCTGCCGTCTTTTCAAAACGCTCACTGGCAAGCGCCCTATGGACTACATCAACTATCTCCGTACGGCCAAGGCCGTTACGCTCTTGACGGAAGGTCGCCTGAGCATTACTGAAATAGCCGCCGCCGTCGGCTTTGACGACAGCAATTATTTCAGCCGCGTCTTCAAAAAATACCAGAACCGGGCTCCTTCTGCGCTGCGAAAAAAACAGACCGGACATGACGTTCTGCCGTCGCATCCGGTCGAGTAA